Below is a genomic region from Capsicum annuum cultivar UCD-10X-F1 unplaced genomic scaffold, UCD10Xv1.1 ctg73139, whole genome shotgun sequence.
GCTATTTACAGGGTTTTTAGTTTTAGGTGCTATTTTCgtggaattattttagttttaggtgttatttttgtcctttccccttaAAAAAATGGCCAAACAATATAAATTTGAAAGTTTGAAGcttaatcataaaaaaattgatattttatataattactgaaaatctcaatttttgatTTGTCGAATACAAGCTCCCGATACATCTAATGaggatatatttttttctttgtaaagatatatcATTAGCTTTCGATgtattttttcgattttgggtctaCCGCGATACATATTACATCCAACAAATACActattttctttgtaaagataaataattagctctcgatgcatttttttgatttgggtttgtcgagatacataattagcttcgaTACATTCAACGAAGACACATAAttagttggaatttttgtaattactttgtaaaggtggaaatttgtgtaaatatgatacgTTAAGGTGTACATTTAcgttatttttcttaaaaaatcaagaaaatggtAGCATGTATATGTCatgtattaatattatataaatataatatataatcatgtataaattatgtataattatttattaaaaatgtaTATACATCCGTATATATTCtttatacaatatttatacattcttttttgtttttttatcttctcttGTGGGTTAGATTCATAGAGGATgggacaaataaattgaaaattatttataaaatttacatCAGAAttccttggagtaactggtaaagttactgccatgtgaccaggaggtcacgggttcaagccttggaaacagcctctggcagaaatgcaaggtaaggctgcgtacgatacacccttgtggtaggTCCCTTCCCCGAACACCGTGCATAgaggtagctttagtgcaccgggataCCCTTTTACATCAGAATTCCTATTGAAATCGTGAGGAAGTGGGATTAGGCAAGGATATTTTGGGATGTTCTTTAGATAGTTCGAAACCTGGCGCATGCTGAAAGTGATGGGGTCGCCTAATTGAGCTAGATCAataatatacaaatacttttaaaataatatgttCTGCTTCCTACCGagcacaaaaaatatttttctaacacCCTTAGTCCATataaattcctacaaaataactacaccccccccccccccccccccaaaaaaaaaagaaatggtacTCAAAAATATTGATTCATGAAATCGAAGTTCGCTATTAATATCAAGTTTCTTGTCTCCAACTCAATGTTCAGTTTTGTCAATAATACATCACCCaaacataacataaaatacacctcttagtCCCGCGCAGTCACATACATGCTTATAGAAACAATACCattaaggtaaagaaaaagttGCAAACCAAATCACTAAGAAATTCAAATACATTACTTTTGTTCCATGCTAGGAATTGCAACAAGAGGAGTAGCCTTCCTCAAGCTAACTCCAAACTGTTCCTCCATGTCCAATTTCTCCGGTGCCATCCCATCTGGTAACGTCCAATTAAATGGTTGAATAATAGAAGCCAACATTAAGTTCACCATCCTTATAGCTAGTGGCAATCCTGGACATATTCTTCGTCCCGCGCCAAATGGTATATACTCAAAGTCCCTACCTTTATAATCCACGCTAGATTCAATAAATCTTTCAGGCAGAAACTCTAGTGGCCTTACCCATGACTTCGGGTCTCTTCCAATTGCCCAAGCATTCACCAAAACTTGAGTGCCCTTAGGCACGGTGTAGCCTAACACTTCTATGTCTTTTTGGGCTTTGTGTGGTAAGAGTAATGAAACTGCTGGATGAAGTCTCATTGCTTCTTTTACTACTGCTTGAAGGTATGGGAGTTTGTTGATGTCTGATTCTTTCACTGGCCTCTCTGTCCCTATTTGTTGGATAATTTCTTGTCGTACTTTGTTGAGTTCTTCAGGTTTTCGGAGGAGTTCAGCCATTGCCCATTCTGTTGTTATGGCCGATGTATCACTTCCGGCAATGAACAAATCCTGTCATGTCACACACATACAACAACAAATTAACTCCATATATATTGCGCCCCTCTGTTCAATTCATGTGACAATATGTTCTTATATGTCTGTTCTACGAAAGTAATTGATACATTTCAGTATTGGAAAATAAtcaacttttatatttttcaatctaTTCTTAATGAGAAGCATTTAATGCCAAAAGTATTTACATGCCTAAAGTCGTCAACAACAACACAGAGTATAGTCCTTCAAGTAGGAATTGAAGATGATAAAGTATACATAGATCTTACTAGATGTTTCCGATAGATCATAACAAGAGAATTGATATACAAAGACAAGTAGTACAAGAAAACtataaatgagaaatatgaaaatagtaatatatagtaataaaataccaaaaacaatacTAATACTAGTAACGGGAGAGATAAGACGAGAAACTATATACTCTCAAAAGATAATAAActtctcttgatttcacaaattagacaagtaaattaaaataattattttcagtaatggaaacaaataaaatgaaagaaaggTTATTAATAACCTTCTACTTAAACTCTCAGCCCCGATATAATCATGTATCCGTTATCTAAGGCTTCCATAAATTTAAATTGTCTTATAACACATAATttctactccctccgtcccattttacttgtcccaaaGTATccatattaaatgatgtttacattttaatttaaagaaaatgtaattaatgcaaagggtaaaacatgaaaagaaaaatttgtcttatcttgataagtaaaatgagacaAGTAAAATAGGACATCAACTTAaccaatttgggacgggtaaaatgagatggagggaataataaatatatttaatgtcATTGTTCTAGAATTTTGAGACGATTTGAATTATTACTCTATAATAGAAGAGTGAATGGAGGAGCTTAGGATCATGCTGCCTGTTTCAACTATTTTGATAGTAATTTtcttatatcatttctaattaattattacaaatcatctaagtattaaaaaattaatagtatttaatataaagaagtaaaatagatatttctgacatgtctgcttcatccgcttcaaccgtaattttactatatcaaccctaattaattattataagtcatctaagtattaaaaaaattaataatatttaataaaaaaagtaaaatagacataaaatgataattaacggttgatgttttaaattaacttgacatcttttATGAGACCTTCATAAATTTTttccacaagtattttttataatgattttgtcatatcacttctaattagttattataagtcatttaagacatgtttgttttgctgtttcaatcatgatttcactctatcacccctaattaattattatagtcatctaagcattaaaaaattaataatatttcataaaaaaaataatagatataaaataatatgtcaatatataaaatttgattcactatcaaaattatattagtgtcacataaattgaaatggggcaaagaaaaacaaaagtaacgtata
It encodes:
- the LOC124894334 gene encoding geraniol 8-hydroxylase-like — its product is MAELLRKPEELNKVRQEIIQQIGTERPVKESDINKLPYLQAVVKEAMRLHPAVSLLLPHKAQKDIEVLGYTVPKGTQVLVNAWAIGRDPKSWVRPLEFLPERFIESSVDYKGRDFEYIPFGAGRRICPGLPLAIRMVNLMLASIIQPFNWTLPDGMAPEKLDMEEQFGVSLRKATPLVAIPSMEQK